The genomic window AATCAGATATTCCAGACGGAGCAGTTCAATACACTATATATGCCGAATAATGCTATTAAAGAGATTAATAAACAGGAATATGCTACAGGCAAACGTCTGACTCCTGATAATTATACGGATGATTATACAGAAGAAAGCATGAACCAGGCAACACCGACATATATCCTGAAAAGTCCGGATGATGTGGATGCCTTCAAAGAGGAAACAGAACCACTTATTCCAGACTTCTTCAAACTAACAGCTTCGACAGATCAGTATGAGCAGGTTGGCAGCAGCATGAAGAAGCTATCCCAAATTGCAGGATATGTGGTACTGATTGCTGTTGGTGCAGCATTGGTGATCATTTCTCTAATCGTTGTTCTTTTCCTAAGAGACAGAAAGCATGAGTTTGGTATTTACCTATCCCTTGGAGAAAAACGAAACCGCGTATTGGCTCAAGTCATCATTGAGTTATTGATGATCAGCTTATTAGCAATGGGCATCTCCTTAATAACAGGAAATATACTGGGGGATGTTGTTTCGAATTCTCTGCTTTCAGGAGATATTTTGGCTGAAACAGCGAATAATTCAGCAAATGGTAGTATGTCCTTTGTTGCTGGTGCCATGAGTCAGTCAACGCTCAGTGCGGAGGATATCACCAGTGCGTATGCAGTGAATTTCTCTTTGAGTTACATCATTACGTTTTTAGCCGCTGGGATGGCAACGATACTGGCTTCAGCAATTCTTCCGCTACTTTATATTCTGCGGTTGAATCCAAAGAAAATTATGATGTAGGAGGAAGAAGAGAATGGCAATTTTAGAGACAAACGCACTCACTTATTTTTATCAGGATGGCGATCGTCGCCGAAAAATATTAGAAAAAACAACGATTTCTTTTGAACAAGGTCAATTTTATACGATCCTCGGACAATCCGGGTCTGGTAAAACGACCTTCCTTTCGCTGATCAGCGCATTGGATGAACCTAAAGCCGGAGAAGTTCTATACAAAGGTAAGAATATCAAGGATATCGGTTATGAGGAATATCGTCGGGACGATATCAGTATTATTTTTCAAAGCTATAATCTAGTTCCGTATCTGACAGCAGTAGAGAATGTAATGGTGGCAATGTCTGTGACAGACAATCAGTTACCAGATTCCCCAAAGGATGTTGCCTATAACCTTTTGGATTATATCGGTATCACGCGTTCTAAGGCGGATCGAATGGTCAATCAGCTTTCCGGTGGGGAACAGCAACGGGTCGCAATTGCACGAGCTTTGTCAACAAATGTTGACATTATTCTTGCTGACGAACCGACTGGAAATTTGGATGAAGGCATGGAACAGGAAATCATCGACATTTTCAAGGATTTGGCAAAGGTTCATAACAAATGTGTGATCGTTGTCACTCACTCCAACGAGATTGCGAAACATTCCGATCATACCTATTATTTGAAGCAAGGTGAGTTGATGCTGAATGAGTGATTTCTTATCAAAATTCAATAAGGGGAATTACGATCAGGAACAAAAAGAGCAACGACAGAGGCATGAGAGCCGTCAGGAGCAATCGCCTGTGCAAGGGAAAGAGGAGTCGCAAACACAGCCAACACCGTCAATAGAGAATCAAAGCAGTGTACGGACCCCCACACAGCAAATAAGGGAACAGAATAAAGTACCACTCGTACCGAACGACAGCCCATACATCATTCCTAATGGCAGAGCAAAGAAGTCATCTGAAGAAGAAGGCACACTGAGCCGCCGCCGTAAAGAGGAAGAGACAGAGTTTGATCCTACGTATAAGGGAAAGCAGAAACGCAAAAAGTTATTGATTCTTGGCTTGGTTATTCTTGGTTGTAGTATTATCTTTTTCATCTACTACCAAATGACACATGTTAAGGTACCGGATTTTATGAATAAGGATGTGGCAGACGCTCGTACCTGGGCAAGCGAGAATAATATGAAGCTCGAGCTTGAGCAAAAGTATGACCCTAAAATTGTTGCTAATAAGGTGGTTGGGCAAAAGCAAAAAGCAAAATCAACGATGAAAAAGGGGGCAACACTGAACTTAACAGCTAGTTTGGGTGCAGATCCGGAGGAACAGCTACAACTGCCGGATTTCATGACGATGTCAAAAAAAGAAGCCGAGGATTGGATTGCAGCTCAACAGGCAACAAACATTTCGATTATCGAAGAGTTCCATGAAACCGAAGAAGCTGGAAAAGCGTTGAAAATGGAGTTTACCAATGCGGAAGTTACCCAGCAGAATTATCATCGTAAAGATAAGCTCAAGTTGTATTACTCAAAAGGGAAAGAAACCTACAGTAAGAATATTACGGTGCCTGATTTCACTAAAAAAACCAAGGCAGAGGTTGAGACTTGGGCAAAGAACAATGAGATCGTTGTTAATTTCGAAGAGGTAACCTCTACGGATATTGAAGCTGGAATCGTTATTTCTCAAGGGATAGCGAAGGATGAAAAGCTTGCGAAAAAAGAGCAAATG from Enterococcus sp. 9E7_DIV0242 includes these protein-coding regions:
- a CDS encoding ABC transporter permease; translated protein: MNYLQRGIRSVTRRKGKSFILFAVIFILGNVIAGAIAIQQSTENVEKKVKKELGATATVDLDYDRLMEESPSGGQVPGGLSEEDIKKIGSSPYVKEYDYSTGGMIQVKDLKLYQMNNEDSNFSVNMGQFIQLKGTNLTSPPDFSEKKVDLTEGRMFTQEDIDSDKPVAIISEELAELNGIGVGDQLVLDSNHYSYNNDGTTSEAMKGDDHPVEIIGLFKPQTVEKKSDEKSQDNMNNQIFQTEQFNTLYMPNNAIKEINKQEYATGKRLTPDNYTDDYTEESMNQATPTYILKSPDDVDAFKEETEPLIPDFFKLTASTDQYEQVGSSMKKLSQIAGYVVLIAVGAALVIISLIVVLFLRDRKHEFGIYLSLGEKRNRVLAQVIIELLMISLLAMGISLITGNILGDVVSNSLLSGDILAETANNSANGSMSFVAGAMSQSTLSAEDITSAYAVNFSLSYIITFLAAGMATILASAILPLLYILRLNPKKIMM
- a CDS encoding ABC transporter ATP-binding protein, which produces MAILETNALTYFYQDGDRRRKILEKTTISFEQGQFYTILGQSGSGKTTFLSLISALDEPKAGEVLYKGKNIKDIGYEEYRRDDISIIFQSYNLVPYLTAVENVMVAMSVTDNQLPDSPKDVAYNLLDYIGITRSKADRMVNQLSGGEQQRVAIARALSTNVDIILADEPTGNLDEGMEQEIIDIFKDLAKVHNKCVIVVTHSNEIAKHSDHTYYLKQGELMLNE
- a CDS encoding PASTA domain-containing protein; translated protein: MSDFLSKFNKGNYDQEQKEQRQRHESRQEQSPVQGKEESQTQPTPSIENQSSVRTPTQQIREQNKVPLVPNDSPYIIPNGRAKKSSEEEGTLSRRRKEEETEFDPTYKGKQKRKKLLILGLVILGCSIIFFIYYQMTHVKVPDFMNKDVADARTWASENNMKLELEQKYDPKIVANKVVGQKQKAKSTMKKGATLNLTASLGADPEEQLQLPDFMTMSKKEAEDWIAAQQATNISIIEEFHETEEAGKALKMEFTNAEVTQQNYHRKDKLKLYYSKGKETYSKNITVPDFTKKTKAEVETWAKNNEIVVNFEEVTSTDIEAGIVISQGIAKDEKLAKKEQMTVTVSLGKGIIVPDFSEYSLEDAATAVSGVDIQVKTIYTESMSYGQLVSQSVAAGTELTSKDDQTIKVVYSAGQPYLKDLRGTTVEGDLQKLFYDEFQSKGANINYQIRYVDSAEAKGMVVAMNVHSEYLPLNYTVYLDVSLGNLSGTQQYGTPQNQGEDGSENE